One stretch of Rosistilla oblonga DNA includes these proteins:
- a CDS encoding serine hydrolase domain-containing protein: MKMLAHCSLMILLSFTTNIAVRAADSGDSRFDAIEPIVRRGIEAGQLPGAVVAVADSTKILYLRAFGDRQIEPTREALTTDTIFDLASLTKPVATATSVMLLVQRGEVDLDQPVAKYLPEFAVEGKEAITVRDLMLHVGGMIPDNSIRDYQKGIDVAWERLFALKPRSERGEKFAYSDVGFLILGKLVERVSGTTLDQFTQKEIFQPMGMETTSYQPDPALRDRIAATEPRDGELLRGKVHDPRAALLDGVAGHAGLFSTAEDLVRYGQMILSVDDETTSAPRVLDQKTIAAMIQPHRVPRGTRTPGWDHQSPYSSNRGTTFSDSAVGHGGFTGTVLWIDPEKDRVFVFLSSRLYPDGKGSVNRLAGEIATIIGR; the protein is encoded by the coding sequence ATGAAGATGCTCGCCCATTGCAGTTTGATGATCCTGCTTTCTTTCACAACCAATATCGCTGTTCGCGCTGCGGATTCCGGCGACTCCCGATTCGATGCGATCGAACCGATCGTGCGGCGCGGCATCGAAGCGGGCCAGCTGCCCGGCGCAGTGGTTGCCGTCGCCGACTCGACAAAGATTCTGTACCTGCGTGCGTTTGGCGATCGCCAGATCGAACCGACTCGCGAAGCCTTAACGACTGACACGATCTTCGATCTCGCGTCGCTGACCAAGCCGGTTGCGACGGCGACGTCGGTGATGCTTTTGGTGCAACGGGGCGAAGTCGATCTCGATCAACCTGTCGCTAAATACCTACCCGAATTTGCGGTCGAGGGGAAAGAAGCGATCACGGTTCGCGATCTGATGTTACACGTCGGAGGCATGATCCCCGACAATTCGATCCGCGATTATCAAAAGGGGATCGATGTGGCGTGGGAACGCTTGTTTGCATTAAAGCCGAGATCCGAGCGCGGTGAGAAGTTCGCCTACAGCGACGTCGGCTTCCTGATCTTGGGCAAGCTGGTCGAACGCGTTAGCGGAACGACGTTGGATCAATTTACGCAGAAAGAGATCTTTCAGCCGATGGGAATGGAGACGACTTCCTATCAACCCGATCCCGCCTTGCGCGACCGGATCGCGGCGACCGAACCACGCGATGGAGAGCTGTTGCGTGGAAAGGTTCACGATCCGCGAGCTGCCTTGTTGGACGGAGTCGCCGGCCACGCGGGACTCTTTTCGACGGCGGAGGATCTGGTCCGCTACGGCCAGATGATCTTGAGCGTCGATGACGAGACGACGTCAGCTCCTCGCGTATTGGATCAAAAAACAATCGCCGCGATGATCCAACCGCATCGGGTGCCGCGCGGCACGCGGACGCCGGGCTGGGATCACCAAAGCCCCTATTCGTCGAATCGCGGGACCACCTTCTCCGACTCCGCCGTCGGGCATGGCGGGTTCACGGGGACAGTCCTCTGGATCGACCCCGAAAAAGATCGCGTGTTTGTCTTTTTGAGCAGCCGGCTGTATCCCGACGGCAAGGGATCTGTCAACCGTTTGGCCGGCGAGATCGCTACGATCATCGGCCGCTGA
- a CDS encoding DUF5060 domain-containing protein, producing the protein MKRSFSLVSPMLMASLFLIATAVGETSFAKSPIVDDSVVFAEADGILAVEAEHFFQQTSDDVRGFYLTHSDQTPSAGPDGDPPHVAGASGGAYLEILPDTRRDHGDKLIKGENFSPQAGAMAVLHYKVQIANPGRYYVWVRAHSTGTEDNGLHVGIDGQWPESGQRLQWCDGKKSWRWESKQRTDAQHCGEPHKIFLDIDKPGEHVIQFSMREDGFEFDKWLITRDREFTRPAGVGPASVVHAGTLPKPFPFVAAAASPAVAKRTSPTKPSSTAPLQMPRGADGDGSVKVSGEPKQWHKLTLDLSGPYAHEKDNTPNPFTDYRMSVEFTHADGDSYTVPGYFAADGNAANSSAEDGTVWRAHFAADRTGKWNYVVSFDQGELAALDKGAKAKPLAPFDGASGSFEIGASDKQGRDLRAQGRLQYVGKHYLQFAGSKKYFLKAGADAPETLLAYADFDNTIAGKAKRAPLKTWSPHLDDWRPGDPTWGDQKGRGLIGAINYLSGKGCNAFSFLTYNAGGDGDNVWPFIQREDKLHYDCSKLDQWGIVFDHGTARGMYLHFKLQETENDDHRTGKNKGAFVPESLDDGNLGVQRKLYCREMVARFGHNLALNWNIGEENTQSTAQQVAMIDYLADLDPYDHNIVLHTYPGQHDKIYGALLGERSKLTGLSLQNSSLKATHADTLKWVRKSAAAGKPWVVAFDESGTAAHAQAPDLGYRGFDGHDRTGKMAHTQHEVRKQTLWGTLMAGGAGNEYYFGYQFDENDIVCEDWRSRDQSWDYCRIAIEFFHDHAIPFWEMQNVDALVGNNDNGVAKFCFAKPGDTYLVYLANGGTSDLDLSGVEGNFQVMWFNPRAGGDLQAGTIKSVQGGSNVALGTAPQDANEDWLVVLRKD; encoded by the coding sequence ATGAAAAGATCCTTCTCGTTGGTTTCCCCGATGCTTATGGCGTCGCTGTTTTTGATCGCCACCGCGGTTGGTGAGACTTCGTTCGCCAAGTCGCCTATCGTCGACGATTCGGTCGTTTTTGCCGAAGCCGATGGGATCTTGGCTGTCGAAGCGGAGCACTTCTTCCAGCAGACCTCCGATGATGTCCGCGGCTTTTATCTCACGCATTCAGACCAGACGCCGTCGGCCGGCCCCGATGGCGATCCGCCTCATGTTGCCGGTGCCAGCGGCGGAGCGTATCTCGAAATCCTGCCCGACACGCGTCGCGACCACGGCGACAAACTGATCAAGGGAGAGAACTTCTCGCCCCAAGCGGGCGCGATGGCGGTGCTGCATTACAAAGTTCAGATCGCCAATCCGGGCAGGTATTACGTTTGGGTACGCGCTCATTCCACGGGGACCGAAGACAACGGATTGCATGTCGGGATCGATGGTCAGTGGCCCGAGAGCGGGCAGCGGTTGCAGTGGTGCGATGGGAAGAAGTCATGGCGTTGGGAGAGCAAGCAGCGGACCGACGCCCAGCACTGCGGCGAACCTCACAAGATCTTCCTCGATATCGATAAGCCGGGGGAGCATGTGATCCAGTTTTCGATGCGCGAAGATGGATTCGAATTCGACAAGTGGTTGATCACTCGCGATCGAGAGTTCACGCGTCCCGCGGGTGTTGGCCCGGCGTCGGTGGTCCATGCGGGAACGCTGCCCAAACCGTTCCCCTTCGTCGCCGCTGCGGCATCGCCAGCGGTTGCCAAGAGAACAAGTCCCACCAAACCGTCGAGCACCGCGCCGCTACAGATGCCTCGCGGCGCTGACGGCGATGGCAGCGTTAAGGTCAGCGGAGAACCGAAGCAATGGCACAAGCTGACGCTCGATTTGAGCGGCCCCTACGCTCACGAAAAAGACAACACGCCGAACCCGTTTACCGATTACCGGATGTCGGTCGAGTTCACGCATGCCGACGGGGACAGCTACACCGTGCCGGGCTATTTTGCTGCCGATGGGAACGCAGCGAATTCGTCGGCTGAAGATGGCACCGTTTGGCGAGCTCACTTTGCTGCCGACCGAACCGGGAAGTGGAACTATGTCGTTTCATTCGACCAAGGCGAACTGGCTGCATTGGACAAAGGAGCCAAAGCGAAGCCGCTGGCTCCGTTCGATGGTGCGTCGGGAAGTTTCGAGATCGGCGCCAGCGACAAACAGGGACGCGACCTGCGAGCTCAGGGACGCCTGCAATACGTCGGCAAGCACTACTTGCAGTTTGCCGGATCCAAAAAGTACTTCTTGAAAGCGGGAGCCGACGCGCCCGAAACGCTGTTGGCTTACGCCGACTTCGACAACACGATCGCCGGCAAAGCCAAACGGGCACCGCTGAAGACTTGGTCGCCGCATCTCGACGACTGGCGTCCGGGCGATCCGACTTGGGGTGACCAGAAGGGACGCGGGCTGATCGGCGCGATCAACTATCTGTCGGGCAAAGGCTGCAACGCGTTTTCGTTCCTGACCTACAACGCTGGCGGCGATGGCGACAACGTCTGGCCGTTCATTCAACGCGAGGACAAACTGCATTACGATTGCAGCAAATTGGATCAGTGGGGAATCGTCTTCGACCACGGCACTGCTCGCGGCATGTATTTGCACTTCAAGTTGCAGGAGACCGAAAACGACGACCACCGGACGGGCAAGAACAAGGGGGCTTTCGTTCCCGAAAGCTTGGATGACGGCAACTTGGGCGTCCAGCGAAAACTGTATTGTCGCGAGATGGTCGCCCGGTTCGGGCACAATCTGGCGTTGAACTGGAACATCGGCGAGGAGAACACGCAGAGCACCGCTCAGCAGGTGGCGATGATCGACTACCTAGCCGATCTCGATCCATACGATCACAACATCGTGCTGCACACCTATCCCGGCCAGCACGACAAAATCTACGGAGCGTTGCTGGGAGAGCGGTCGAAGCTGACGGGGTTGTCGCTGCAGAACAGCAGCTTGAAAGCGACTCACGCTGACACGCTCAAGTGGGTTCGCAAATCGGCGGCGGCGGGCAAGCCGTGGGTCGTTGCGTTTGACGAATCGGGGACTGCCGCTCACGCCCAGGCTCCCGATCTCGGGTACCGCGGTTTCGACGGTCACGACCGCACCGGCAAGATGGCTCACACGCAGCACGAGGTCCGCAAACAAACGCTGTGGGGAACGTTAATGGCTGGCGGTGCCGGGAACGAATATTATTTCGGGTACCAGTTCGATGAAAACGATATCGTGTGCGAAGACTGGCGCAGCCGAGACCAAAGCTGGGACTACTGCCGGATCGCTATCGAGTTCTTCCACGACCATGCGATTCCGTTTTGGGAGATGCAAAACGTGGACGCTCTGGTCGGCAACAACGACAACGGAGTCGCCAAGTTCTGTTTTGCCAAACCGGGCGATACCTATCTCGTCTACCTGGCCAACGGCGGGACCTCCGATTTGGATCTGTCGGGCGTCGAAGGCAACTTTCAAGTGATGTGGTTCAACCCACGCGCTGGCGGTGACTTGCAAGCCGGAACGATCAAGTCGGTCCAAGGCGGATCGAACGTCGCCCTGGGGACTGCTCCCCAGGACGCCAACGAAGATTGGTTGGTCGTGCTGCGAAAGGATTAA
- a CDS encoding SGNH/GDSL hydrolase family protein, producing MIRSVCTLLLFCLVVPAWGQQTETDLQLTLPPEIYVVPGVPTNIYFDNIVLTQSPDKYRFDVVCDFGQSEQHHWTWTPTAGDVGVYPIRVDLYSADDTLLDSAASVLRVTAGAASPSTEPIRILIIGDSLTHASAYPNEIARLMTEDAKQPWKMLGTHKPASAAADVAHEGYGGWTWWNFVNKYEPNPDGTHRKRSSPFVFLNDESKPVLDMPRYFKEQCDGQLPDYVVIKLGINDLFSAPAGDVAGTDAKIDTVFGYADQLVAATRAAAPNATIGICLTTPPNARQEAFEANYKGRYSRWGWKQIQHQLVQRQMQYIADKSDPQILIVPTQLNLDPVDGYPDNNSVHPNKSGYQQIGSSIYAWLQHQLAGKSPAPAAK from the coding sequence ATGATTCGAAGTGTTTGCACGCTCCTGCTGTTTTGTCTGGTCGTTCCCGCTTGGGGGCAACAGACTGAAACCGATCTTCAGCTGACCCTGCCGCCGGAAATCTATGTTGTTCCCGGTGTCCCAACCAATATCTACTTCGACAACATCGTGCTCACGCAGAGCCCCGACAAATACCGCTTCGACGTCGTCTGCGACTTTGGCCAATCCGAACAACACCATTGGACTTGGACGCCAACCGCGGGAGATGTCGGAGTCTACCCGATTCGCGTCGACCTCTATTCAGCCGACGACACGCTGTTGGATTCCGCGGCGAGTGTGTTGCGCGTGACGGCGGGAGCCGCATCGCCCAGCACCGAACCGATTCGGATTTTGATCATCGGTGACAGCCTGACTCATGCGTCGGCCTATCCCAACGAGATCGCAAGGTTGATGACCGAAGATGCCAAGCAACCTTGGAAGATGTTGGGAACTCACAAGCCTGCGTCGGCTGCAGCGGATGTCGCGCACGAGGGCTACGGCGGTTGGACCTGGTGGAATTTCGTCAACAAATACGAACCGAATCCCGACGGAACGCACCGCAAACGAAGCAGCCCGTTTGTCTTTTTGAACGACGAGTCGAAGCCGGTTCTCGATATGCCTCGCTACTTCAAAGAGCAGTGCGATGGCCAGTTGCCCGACTACGTCGTGATCAAACTGGGGATCAACGATCTGTTCAGCGCGCCGGCGGGCGACGTCGCGGGGACCGATGCAAAGATCGATACCGTGTTTGGATATGCCGACCAATTAGTGGCCGCGACCCGCGCGGCGGCTCCCAACGCGACGATCGGCATCTGTCTGACCACGCCTCCCAACGCGCGGCAGGAAGCGTTTGAAGCGAACTACAAGGGCCGCTATTCGCGTTGGGGTTGGAAACAAATTCAACATCAACTGGTCCAGCGGCAGATGCAGTACATCGCCGACAAATCGGATCCGCAGATCCTGATCGTCCCGACGCAATTGAATCTCGATCCCGTCGACGGATATCCCGATAACAACAGCGTGCACCCTAACAAGTCGGGATACCAACAGATCGGCAGTTCGATCTACGCATGGCTGCAACATCAACTGGCGGGTAAATCGCCAGCTCCTGCCGCCAAATAA
- a CDS encoding DUF4256 domain-containing protein gives MKKKRASSRASVEPTGDLLTILASRFAANKGRHKGIRWADVSAKLDASPEKLAVLERMEQTGGEPDVVGRDKKSGEFIFYDCSLESPSGRRSVCYDREALESRKSHPPQNNALDLAAAIGIELLNEDQYRELQTLGDFDTKTSSWIETPAEIRALGGALFGDFRYGQVFIYHNGAPSYYAARGFRGSVRV, from the coding sequence ATGAAAAAGAAGCGTGCAAGCAGTCGTGCATCCGTCGAACCGACAGGTGATTTACTGACGATTCTGGCGTCGCGTTTTGCGGCGAACAAAGGCCGGCATAAAGGCATTCGCTGGGCCGACGTAAGCGCCAAGCTCGACGCGAGTCCTGAAAAGTTGGCGGTTCTCGAGCGGATGGAACAGACCGGCGGGGAGCCCGATGTTGTGGGACGCGACAAGAAGTCGGGCGAGTTCATCTTTTACGACTGCAGTCTGGAGAGTCCCAGCGGCCGGCGGAGTGTTTGTTACGACAGAGAGGCGTTGGAGTCGCGGAAGTCGCACCCGCCGCAAAACAACGCGCTCGATCTGGCCGCCGCGATCGGGATCGAGCTGTTGAACGAAGACCAATACCGCGAACTACAAACCCTTGGCGACTTCGACACCAAGACCTCCAGCTGGATCGAAACGCCTGCGGAGATCCGAGCCCTCGGCGGCGCACTATTTGGCGACTTCCGCTACGGCCAAGTCTTCATCTATCACAACGGTGCCCCATCCTATTATGCAGCCCGCGGCTTCCGCGGCTCGGTGCGAGTCTGA